In a genomic window of Xylophilus rhododendri:
- a CDS encoding ABC transporter substrate-binding protein gives MRTSFSIRSTAAAVMAVTVVSLALPSVAHAKRMGGGKSSTSSFSRAPAKPAPAAAPAPAASAAPAAAAPDAAVPAAAAPRPGMGSTLGAAVVGGVVGSMAGSALAGGMSSDKEAANARQAEAAAADKEAQELQHKADAAKAKAEAARAAAK, from the coding sequence ATGCGCACTTCTTTCTCCATTCGTTCCACCGCCGCCGCGGTGATGGCCGTGACCGTCGTGTCCCTGGCGCTGCCCTCGGTGGCGCATGCCAAGCGCATGGGCGGGGGCAAGTCGTCGACTTCGAGCTTCAGCCGGGCGCCCGCCAAGCCGGCTCCGGCCGCTGCACCGGCTCCGGCGGCGTCGGCTGCACCCGCTGCCGCGGCACCTGATGCCGCCGTACCCGCCGCGGCGGCACCGCGCCCCGGCATGGGCTCGACCCTCGGTGCCGCCGTCGTGGGCGGTGTCGTCGGCTCCATGGCCGGCAGCGCGCTGGCCGGCGGCATGTCTTCGGACAAGGAGGCCGCCAACGCCAGGCAGGCCGAAGCCGCGGCGGCGGACAAGGAAGCCCAGGAACTGCAGCACAAGGCCGACGCGGCCAAGGCCAAGGCCGAAGCGGCCCGCGCCGCGGCCAAGTAA
- a CDS encoding LysR family transcriptional regulator gives MSQAFNHRHLYYFWVVAKEGSMSRAAETLDMAVQTVSAQVRELERDLGCQLLRPAGRGLALTEAGTVAMQQAEQIFQLSQALPEQVLAAAQAPAARLAVGIADGLPKLEVQRLLQPVLGVPHLRLVCDDGEMADLLADLVLHKLDVVLTDHPAPPNAQLRVHSHSLGASDIGWYGSEKWWTLAHQGFPLSMRDVPMLLPTSHSVVRGQLDRWLHQKGLRPKVVGEIEDSALLETFGSTGLGVFPAAMDIAEALQKRSQVRLIGACDGVQEHYYAISTERKVMHPLVQQMLRPASAR, from the coding sequence ATGAGCCAAGCCTTCAACCATCGCCACCTGTACTACTTCTGGGTCGTCGCCAAGGAGGGCAGCATGTCGCGCGCCGCCGAGACGCTGGATATGGCGGTGCAGACTGTCAGCGCGCAAGTGCGCGAACTCGAGCGCGACCTGGGCTGCCAGCTGTTGCGGCCCGCTGGCCGCGGCCTGGCCTTGACCGAAGCCGGAACCGTCGCGATGCAGCAGGCCGAGCAGATCTTCCAGCTGTCGCAGGCGCTGCCCGAACAGGTCCTGGCCGCCGCCCAGGCGCCGGCGGCGCGCCTGGCGGTGGGCATTGCCGACGGCCTGCCCAAGCTGGAAGTGCAGCGCCTGCTGCAGCCGGTGCTCGGCGTGCCCCATCTGCGCCTGGTCTGCGACGACGGCGAAATGGCCGACCTGCTGGCCGACCTGGTCCTGCACAAGCTCGACGTGGTGCTGACCGATCACCCCGCACCGCCGAACGCGCAGCTACGAGTTCACAGCCACTCCCTGGGCGCGTCGGACATCGGCTGGTACGGCTCGGAGAAATGGTGGACGCTGGCGCACCAGGGCTTTCCCCTCTCGATGCGGGACGTGCCCATGCTGCTGCCCACCTCGCACTCGGTGGTGCGCGGCCAGCTCGACCGCTGGCTGCATCAGAAGGGCCTGCGGCCCAAGGTGGTCGGCGAGATCGAGGACAGCGCCTTGCTGGAAACCTTCGGCAGCACCGGCCTGGGCGTCTTCCCCGCGGCGATGGACATCGCAGAAGCGCTGCAAAAGCGCAGCCAGGTCCGGCTCATCGGCGCCTGCGACGGCGTGCAGGAGCACTACTACGCCATCAGCACCGAGCGCAAGGTGATGCATCCGCTGGTGCAGCAGATGCTCCGGCCGGCGTCCGCCAGGTGA
- a CDS encoding SDR family NAD(P)-dependent oxidoreductase — translation MGKLENKVAVVTGASKGIGAAIARRLAAEGASVVVNYSSSKEGADKVVADITAAGGKAVAIGGSVAVEAEVVRLFDEVKKAYGRVDVLVNNAGVYSFSPIESVTTEEYRRQFDTNVMGTLLTVKTALPLFPASGGSVVNISSVVSTLAPPGSSIYSGTKGAVDTITRVLAKELGPKNIRVNAINPGMVATEGTDTAGFLGSDFEKQVVATTPLGRIGQPEDIALPAAFLASDEARWITGETLFVSGGSAI, via the coding sequence ATGGGCAAACTCGAAAACAAGGTCGCCGTCGTCACCGGTGCATCCAAGGGCATAGGCGCGGCCATCGCACGCCGCCTGGCCGCGGAAGGCGCTTCGGTGGTGGTGAACTATTCCTCCAGCAAGGAGGGCGCCGACAAGGTGGTGGCCGACATCACCGCGGCCGGCGGCAAGGCGGTCGCCATCGGCGGCAGCGTGGCGGTGGAAGCCGAAGTCGTGCGCCTGTTCGACGAGGTGAAGAAGGCCTACGGCCGTGTCGACGTGCTGGTCAACAACGCGGGCGTCTATTCGTTCAGCCCGATCGAGTCGGTCACCACCGAGGAGTACCGGCGCCAGTTCGACACCAACGTCATGGGCACCCTGCTCACCGTGAAGACGGCGCTGCCGCTGTTTCCGGCGAGCGGCGGCAGCGTGGTCAACATCAGCTCCGTGGTGAGCACCCTGGCGCCTCCGGGATCGTCGATCTACTCGGGCACCAAGGGCGCGGTGGACACCATCACCCGGGTGCTTGCCAAGGAGCTGGGCCCGAAGAACATCCGGGTGAACGCGATCAACCCCGGCATGGTGGCGACCGAAGGCACGGATACGGCGGGCTTCCTGGGCAGCGACTTCGAGAAGCAGGTTGTCGCCACCACGCCGCTCGGCCGTATCGGCCAGCCCGAGGACATCGCCCTGCCGGCCGCGTTCCTGGCCAGCGACGAGGCGCGGTGGATCACGGGCGAGACCTTGTTCGTCTCGGGTGGTTCGGCCATCTAG
- a CDS encoding SDR family oxidoreductase, which translates to MQDPRDQYPKPPFPLQPQAVPGKASRMEPVPDHGETSYQGSGKLKGRKALITGGDSGIGRAAAIAYAREGADVAIAYLPAEQADADEVIRLIEAEGRKALALPGDVTDESWCRELVAKTVDTLGGLDILVINAGRQQNRKDISQVTTEDFDKTLKTNLYALHWIAQAAVPHLPAGAAVITTASIQAYEPSAILLDYATTKAGIVAYTKALAKQLLKKGIRANVVAPGPFWTPLQSSGGQPPEKVTEFGTESAYGRPGQPVEIAPVYVLLASQEASFISGEVYGVTGGAGVA; encoded by the coding sequence ATGCAAGACCCCCGCGATCAATATCCGAAGCCGCCTTTTCCCCTGCAGCCGCAAGCGGTGCCCGGCAAGGCCTCCCGCATGGAGCCGGTGCCCGACCATGGCGAGACGAGTTACCAGGGCTCGGGCAAGCTCAAGGGCCGCAAGGCCCTGATCACCGGCGGCGACAGCGGCATCGGACGCGCCGCGGCCATCGCCTATGCACGCGAAGGCGCGGACGTGGCCATCGCCTATCTCCCGGCCGAGCAGGCCGATGCGGACGAAGTCATCCGCCTGATCGAGGCCGAAGGCCGCAAGGCGCTGGCACTGCCGGGCGACGTCACGGACGAAAGCTGGTGCCGCGAACTCGTCGCCAAGACCGTCGACACGCTGGGAGGCCTCGACATCCTGGTCATCAACGCGGGCCGCCAGCAGAACCGCAAGGACATCTCCCAGGTGACGACCGAAGACTTCGACAAGACGCTGAAGACCAACCTCTACGCCCTGCACTGGATCGCCCAGGCCGCCGTGCCGCACCTGCCGGCCGGCGCGGCGGTCATCACGACGGCCTCGATCCAGGCCTACGAGCCATCGGCCATCCTGCTCGACTACGCCACCACCAAGGCCGGGATCGTGGCCTATACCAAGGCGCTGGCCAAGCAGCTGTTGAAGAAGGGCATACGCGCCAACGTGGTGGCGCCGGGGCCGTTCTGGACGCCGCTGCAGTCCTCGGGCGGACAGCCGCCGGAGAAGGTCACCGAGTTCGGCACGGAAAGCGCCTACGGCCGGCCCGGCCAGCCGGTGGAGATCGCGCCGGTGTATGTGCTGCTGGCCAGCCAGGAAGCCAGCTTCATCAGCGGAGAGGTGTACGGCGTGACCGGCGGGGCCGGCGTGGCCTAG